A window from Toxoplasma gondii ME49 chromosome IX, whole genome shotgun sequence encodes these proteins:
- a CDS encoding hypothetical protein (encoded by transcript TGME49_210482), translated as MLLFSHCPRYRSVACLSRTSFLVPGEAGSSSDSSSCAKSSALRQPSYSSRTAASSSSSGSRTLITSLFSLQTGENTVSAHWNAFIDTTLHLGWYWLPSVPFDAPETAVFDPATRQWTLCSPLVHADSVILLVCARGKKPLSVTNPTCALPPAGVGDPESRAPAPAAGRVGKGEKPDRPGSPVPLACQSRSSSLLSSVSKEKANNMGTGAGGTSALKSAASTDAPESSGRAGGTVVGKSSKEESWRRPAPAERRGERVSRKGSADENSPEGTVYVGHYSRRRLLDMSMLFKKLCRQVRQRGHAGALTHSQTLQLSGSQGRRDFERWQAWAVEDNLVSYRVISNTFYRFFLLLNDGLIPRTVSGDGADSSSASYRARRRAWIECPTGKVFTGASSHVVGSGEVALGSSSSFRSSTVSRPFSGRSRSSGRTSAQASSFGAGSVHSFSSSMLLGSRRGVWGTDEVGVGQSRGGALEFLQDLDHGDFVRAHATRRSQATKAVHQLWSDLRVLTQEQVAATQAQGNATEHGKTTKSNKRVNSASPLAASQRVNSGTSTEAGTAADQRAHGSLIEGVSDDVLYGVLLACADLANPVHVASTRGKEAINRFLVSALAPCAVTSVGGSDS; from the exons atgcttctcttctcgcactGCCCTCGCTATCGTTCGgtcgcgtgtctctcgcgtACCTCTTTCCTTGTTCCCGGAGAAGCTGGTTCCTCTTCGGACTCCTCGTCCTGTGCTAAGAGCTCTGCACTGCGACAGCCGTCTTATTCCAGCCGCAcagccgcttcttcctcttcctctggatCGCGTACGTTGATaacttccctcttctctctccagacaGGCGAAAACACTGTCAGCGCACACTGGAACGCCTTCATAGACACAACGTTGCACCTAGGCTGGTACTGGCTGCCGTCGGTCCCCTTCGATGCACCTGAAACTGCTGTCTTTGACCCAGCGACGCGGCAGTGGACGCTCTGCTCGCCTCTGGTACATGCCGACAGTGTGATATTGCTTGTGTGTGCTCGGGGGAAGAAGCCATTGTCTGTGACGAATCCGACATGCGCCCTACCACCTGCCGGAGTCGGAGACCCCGAGAGCCGCGCGCCTGCTCCGGCTGCAGGGAGGGTcgggaaaggcgagaagccaGACAGACCTGGCTCTCCGGTGCCGCTCGCGTGTCAGAGTCGgagttcctctctgctctcttcggTCTCCAAAGAAAAAGCGAATAACATGGGAACTGGCGCCGGTGGCACCTCTGCACTCAAAAGTGCGGCTTCGACCGATGCGCCTGAATCCTCTGGGAGGGCGGGAGGCACGGTTGTAGGGAAATCGAGTAAGGAGGAAAGCTGGCGGAGACCTGCGCCagccgagaggcgaggagaaagagtcAGTCGAAAAGGTAGCGCAGACGAAAACAGTCCCGAGGGAACAGTGTACGTGGGACATTATAGTCGCAGAAGACTTCTCGACATGAGCATGCTTTTCAAAAAGCTTTGCCGCCAG GTTCGCCAACGCGGACACGCTGGCGCACTGACGCACTCTCAGACGCTGCAGCTCTCGGGATCGCAGGGGCGCCGCGACTTTGAGCGATGGCAGGCATGGGCAGTGGAGGACAACTTAGTTAGTTACCGAGTTATCAGCAACACGTTCTACCGGTTTTTCCTGCTCCTGAATGACGGTTTGATTCCAAGGACTGTATCTGGCGACGGTGCGGACTCCAGTAGCGCGTCGTATCGAGCGAGACGGCGGGCCTGGATCGAATGCCCAACTGGAAAGGTCTTCACTGGAGCAAGCAGCCATGTAGTTGGCAGCGGAGAAGTCGCCTTGGGATCAAGTTCATCTTTCCGTTCCTCCACTGTATCTCGCCCTTTCTCAGGGCGGTCGCGGTCGTCCGGTCGAACATCTGCACAGGCCTCTTCGTTTGGTGCAGGTTCGGTGCATTCGTTTTCGTCGTCCATGCTCCTTGGCAGTCGAAGAGGCGTTTGGGGAACAGACGAAGTGGGCGTCGGACAGAGTCGCGGTGGAGCCCTGGAGTTTCTTCAGGATCTCGACCATGGAGACTTTGTCCGCGCCCACGCCACCAGACGGTCCCAGGCGACAAAGGCTGTCCACCAACTATGGAGCGACTTGCGTGTCCTCACCCAGGAGCAAGTTGCCGCCACACAGGCTCAAGGCAATGCCACTGAACACGGCAAGACAACCAAAAGCAACAAACGA GTGAATTCGGCATCCCCGCTAGCAGCGAGCCAAAGAGTTAACTCAGGGACAAGCACAGAAGCAGGCACAGCTGCAGACCAAAGAGCTCACGGAAGCCTGATTGAAGGGGTCAGCGACGACGTTCTCTACGGCGTGCTCTTAGCTTGTGCAGATTTGGCAAATCCTGTCCACGTTGCCAGCACAAGGGGGAAAGAAGCAATTAATCGATTCTTAGTCAGCGCTTTGGCGCCATGTGCTGTCACAAGTGTCGGTGGTAGTGACTCGTGA
- a CDS encoding hypothetical protein (encoded by transcript TGME49_210490) has product MNCSRRQMLIRITGRRPTGSSSHSALLTPSLFSAVPFPVAPTGMISALGHASLFSRVSATQATPLLSLEFPRASCTACTGSLNDSRPVRGEDSGFHGNSWTLSSSVQVSTSPSTIQKQSLSARSHQQFIRTACHGRRRGIASVVEDVAESSRGATESCEPIEATIPSASLSASLDGTAENTGDTLDLSSEQTDAGENEVIHTEEGRRKQTRPRIEGDRGWWYGAMQQAFQREIREWFVQKKQGTLFHIWRAPGVVFSSTKLVKSGFTPPPLPQWYFPVSVGEQQVKCPPALQSLFRLNRNQKAGEGPQAPGAARADPDEQRGSDRIEKSFPVCSLFFLSSSKSSAGFLMQQVVLHPETLYVAVTPDYDSLFTLLRLATRAFCMDPCSFQPFPNLRVLCTHPLHAPSFFPDNLVNEVHIHLSELPRAVESRSTSRCPLLASTFLPQLYPRLQAGANIFIGLEMSHASPGFSSRDREMSSCSCTHRSTEFENKLEVSRSRRLGETCESAKTAGDSAVRGGQKRPQTRHVDFVFPHPLGAKDGETPSSRDCLPLWDPDAHLLHLLRATGCVSGLEAARGTLSGSLRVSEDACLYRTGHNGAGRAASDSRKSQTETGSGGAYQRKRKEFLFSMVECDRSGDIEEERFKMTPSLTGSGRFSSCHNPEYHLGDFSDRKKAEEKESPIVSTSVHDAWSSGGSSEVPSVSEEHSLLNQERKTPDEVSKDESAMLFAQSRPGRLLSLSIPTDRSRNQLQAQAFEAAKDQILPAIESDGWLGKGPFVPTWWSRLLPVSQIEPRGTAKTRNTRSDDLRPDAACHGSGKPKSDTERGMRRLRLASGGLIIIREGLGDDKTIRIRSRQQLISHTDRKALLHQSGMEGQAKLLDDTRHISRNGCWSTNKTTSGVSVQYVKLRKLAPSLPNFRFLEHCL; this is encoded by the exons ATGAACTGCAGTAGACGACAGATGCTGATCAGGATCACAGGGAGGCGGCCAACTGGGAGCTCAAGTCATTCTGCCCTCTTGAccccttctcttttttcggcGGTTCCTTTTCCCGTCGCCCCCACGGGCATGATTTCTGCGTTAGGCCATGCTAGCCTGTTCTCGCGTGTATCGGCAACGCAGGCGACgcccctcctctctctggagtTCCCGCGGGCGAGTTGCACAGCTTGCACGGGCTCCTTGAACGACAGTAGACCTGTTCGAGGAGAAGATTCCGGTTTTCATGGAAACTCCTGGAcactttcgtcttccgtgCAGGTGTCCACAAGCCCTTCAACCATTCAGAAACAAAGCTTATCTGCGCGTTCACATCAGCAGTTTATCAGAACAGCCTGCCATGGCAGGCGCCGTGGCATTGCCTCCGTCGTTGAAGATGTGGCTGAGTCCTCCAGAGGCGCCACAGAAAGTTGTGAACCAATAGAGGCCACCAttccgtctgcgtcgttATCTGCGTCGTTGGACGGTACGGCAGAGAACACTGGAGACACCTTGGACCTGTCCTCGGAGCAAACCGATGCTGGTGAGAACGAAGTGATTCATACGGAAGAGGGtcggagaaagcagacacgGCCACGGAtagaaggagacagaggctggTGGTACGGGGCTATGCAACAGGCCTTTCAGCGTGAAATACGGGAGTGGTTCGTCCAAAAAAAGCAAGGCACCCTCTTCCACATTTGGCGTGCCCCCGGGGtagtcttctcttccaccaA ATTGGTCAAATCTGGCTTCACACCGCCTCCTCTGCCACAGTGGTACTTCCCCGTCTCGGTTGGCGAGCAACAGGTGAAGTGTCCTCCAGCTCTTCAgtcgctttttcgtctcAACCGCAACCAGAAAGCAGGCGAAGGGCCTCAAGCTCCAGGTGCCGCAAGAGCAGATCCCGATGAACAACGTGGGAGCGATAGAATTGAAAAGAGCTTCCCGGTCTGCAGTCTTTTCTTTTTATCCTCTAGCAAATCCTCTGCAGGATTCCTCATGCAACAGGTTGTCCTTCACCCGGAGACACTCTACGTAGCTGTCACACCGGATTACGATTCTCTCTTTACGCTTCTCCGACTTGCTACCAG GGCTTTCTGCATGGATCCTTGTAGCTTTCAGCCTTTCCCGAATCTTCGTGTGCTTTGCACTCATCCTCTTCACGCCCCCTCATTCTTCCCCGACAATCTTGTCAACGAAGTGCACATTCATTTGAGCGAACTTCCCAGGGCTGTTGAGTCTCGTTCTACGTCAAGATgccctctcctcgcttcgaCTTTTCTCCCCCAGTTATACCCTCGATTGCAAGCTGGCGCAAACATCTTCATCGGCCTGGAAATGTCCCACGCAAGTCCTGGATTTTCATCTAGGGATCGCGAGATGAGTTCATGTTCTTGCACTCACCGGTCCACTGAATTTGAAAACAAACTCGAGGTGTCTCGTTCAAGACGACTGGGCGAGACCTGTGAATCCGCGAAGACGGCCGGGGATTCTGCGGTACGAGGTGGTCAGAAGAGACCCCAAACAAGACATGTAGACTTTGTCTTTCCACACCCTCTAGGCGCAAAAGATGGCGAAACACCTTCATCCAGAGACTGTTTACCTCTGTGGGATCCAGACGCACACTTGCTTCATCTGCTTCGCGCTACCGGCTGCGTAAGTGGTCTGGAAGCGGCACGAGGGACTCTTTCGGGCTCATTAAGAGTGTCAGAAGACGCGTGTTTATACCGGACTGGTCACAACGGCGCAGGGAGGGCAGCGTCTGATTCTAGAAAAAGCCAAACGGAAACAGGAAGTGGCGGTGCATatcaaagaaaaagaaaagagttTCTTTTTAGTATGGTGGAGTGTGACAGGTCCGGAGAcatcgaagaagaacgctTCAAGATGACGCCGAGTTTAACCGGATCTGGGAGGTTTTCCTCTTGTCACAATCCGGAGTATCATTTAGGCGACTTCAGCGACCGAAAAaaagcggaggagaaagagagtcCCATTGTGAGTACAAGCGTGCATGATGCTTGGAGTAGTGGCGGCTCCAGTGAAGTCCCGTCAGTGTCAGAGGAACACTCGCTGCTGAAccaggagaggaagacaccgGACGAAGTCTCCAAGGACGAATCCGCTATGCTATTCGCGCAGAGCCGGCCAGGTAGACTGTTAAGTTTGAGTATTCCCACCGATCGGTCGAGGAACCAGCTGCAAGCCCAGGCTTTTGAGGCTGCCAAAGATCAGATTCTGCCAGCAATAGAGAGCGATGGATGGCTCGGCAAAGGTCCTTTTGTCCCGACTTGGTGGAGCCGGCTTTTACCGGTTAGTCAGATTGAACCAAGAGGAACGGCTAAAACGCGAAATACACGCTCGGATGACCTTCGTCCTGACGCTGCGTGTCACGGTAGCGGAAAACCCAAATCCGACACCGAGAGAGGCATGCGCCGTTTGAGACTGGCAAGTGGCGGACTTATCATTATCCGAGAAGGACTGGGTGACGACAAGACAATACGAATACGATCAAGACAGCAGCTCATTTCCCATACTGACCGGAAGGCTTTATTGCACCAGTCCGGTATGGAGGGTCAAGCCAAGCTGTTGGATGATACACGCCATATTTCCAGAAACGGCTGCTGGAGCACAAACAAAACGACATCAGGCGTATCCGTGCAGTATGTCAAACTCAGAAAGCTTGCTCCGAGTCTCCCGAATTTTCGTTTCCTTGAGCACTGTCTATGA